One Vibrio campbellii CAIM 519 = NBRC 15631 = ATCC 25920 genomic window carries:
- a CDS encoding MDR family oxidoreductase, with protein sequence MFNALVLNQEDKRTIASIEQIDETQLPEGDVLIDVDYSSLNYKDGLAITGKGKIIRNFPMVPGIDLAGTVVSSEDDRYQAGDKVVLTGWGVGENHWGGMSQRARLKADWLVPLPKGLDSKKAMMVGTAGFTGMLCVQALLDAGIKPENGEILVTGASGGVGSVAVTLLAQLGYKVAAVTGRVDKNGPLLEKLGASRIIDRVEFEEPARPLEKQVWAGAVDTVGSKVLAKVLAQMDYNSAVAACGLAGGFDLPTTVMPFILRNVRLQGVDSVSCPFEKRTAAWEKLVELLPDSYFEQACTEVELAEAPKYAEDITNGQVTGRVVIKL encoded by the coding sequence ATGTTTAATGCTCTAGTTCTTAATCAAGAAGACAAACGTACTATCGCTAGCATCGAGCAAATCGATGAAACACAACTGCCTGAAGGCGACGTTCTGATTGACGTTGATTACTCATCGTTGAACTACAAAGACGGCCTTGCAATTACAGGTAAAGGTAAAATCATCCGTAACTTCCCGATGGTGCCGGGTATTGACCTAGCAGGTACAGTAGTAAGCTCAGAAGACGACCGCTACCAAGCAGGCGACAAAGTTGTTCTTACTGGTTGGGGTGTAGGTGAAAACCATTGGGGCGGTATGTCTCAACGTGCTCGTCTAAAGGCGGATTGGCTAGTACCACTACCAAAAGGTCTAGACAGCAAGAAAGCAATGATGGTGGGTACTGCTGGCTTCACTGGCATGCTATGTGTTCAAGCACTGCTTGATGCAGGCATCAAACCTGAAAATGGCGAAATCCTAGTAACTGGCGCAAGTGGCGGTGTAGGCTCAGTAGCCGTAACGCTCCTAGCACAGCTTGGCTACAAAGTTGCTGCAGTGACAGGTCGCGTAGATAAAAATGGCCCACTACTAGAAAAACTTGGTGCTAGCCGTATCATCGACCGCGTTGAATTTGAAGAGCCAGCACGCCCGCTTGAAAAGCAAGTATGGGCAGGAGCCGTTGATACTGTGGGCAGTAAAGTACTAGCAAAAGTATTGGCACAAATGGATTACAACAGTGCAGTTGCGGCTTGTGGTCTTGCAGGTGGCTTCGATCTACCGACGACAGTGATGCCATTCATTCTACGTAACGTTCGTCTACAAGGTGTGGATTCTGTTTCATGCCCATTTGAAAAACGTACTGCAGCATGGGAAAAATTGGTTGAGCTACTACCAGACAGCTACTTCGAACAAGCTTGTACTGAAGTTGAACTGGCAGAAGCACCAAAATACGCTGAAGACATCACAAACGGTCAAGTAACTGGTCGCGTGGTTATCAAGCTATAA
- the fadA gene encoding acetyl-CoA C-acyltransferase FadA, with protein MTNQTRNVVVVDCLRTPMGRSKGGAFRHTRAEDLSARLMKGILARNPQVNPSEIEDIYWGCVQQTLEQGFNVARNAALLAGLPIEIGAVTVNRLCGSSMQALHDGTRAIMTGDAEICLIGGVEHMGHVPMNHGVDFHPGMSKTVAKAAGMMGLTAEMLGKLHGISREQQDEFAARSHARAHAATVEGRFKNEILPIEGHAADGTLFTLDYDEVIRPETSVEGLSQLRPVFDPANGTVTAGTSSALSDGASAMLIMSEEKANELGLKIRARIKGMAIAGCDPSIMGYGPVPATQKALKRAGLSIEDMDVVELNEAFAAQSLPCAKDLGLLDVMDEKVNLNGGAIALGHPLGCSGSRISTTLINLMEAKDAKYGLATMCIGLGQGIATVFERP; from the coding sequence ATGACTAATCAAACAAGAAATGTTGTCGTAGTCGATTGTCTACGTACGCCAATGGGTCGCTCTAAAGGTGGTGCTTTCCGTCATACACGAGCAGAAGATCTATCTGCGCGCCTGATGAAGGGCATTCTTGCGCGTAACCCACAGGTAAACCCAAGCGAGATTGAAGATATCTACTGGGGCTGTGTACAACAAACCCTAGAACAAGGCTTTAACGTTGCCCGTAATGCGGCGTTGCTTGCTGGCCTACCAATTGAGATTGGCGCCGTGACGGTTAACCGCCTGTGTGGTTCATCCATGCAAGCGCTTCACGACGGTACACGTGCCATTATGACGGGTGACGCTGAAATCTGCCTAATTGGTGGTGTTGAGCACATGGGACACGTACCAATGAACCACGGCGTGGACTTCCACCCTGGCATGTCAAAGACAGTTGCAAAAGCAGCAGGCATGATGGGCTTAACGGCAGAAATGCTTGGTAAGCTGCATGGCATTAGCCGTGAGCAACAAGACGAGTTTGCTGCGCGCTCTCATGCTCGTGCACATGCTGCAACCGTAGAGGGTCGTTTTAAAAACGAAATCCTACCAATTGAAGGTCATGCAGCTGACGGCACGCTGTTCACTTTGGATTACGATGAAGTGATTCGCCCTGAAACATCCGTTGAAGGTCTGTCTCAACTTCGTCCTGTTTTCGACCCAGCAAACGGTACAGTAACAGCCGGTACATCATCGGCGCTGTCTGATGGTGCATCAGCGATGTTGATCATGAGCGAAGAAAAAGCCAATGAACTTGGTTTGAAGATTCGCGCACGCATTAAAGGTATGGCAATTGCCGGCTGTGATCCTTCTATCATGGGTTACGGCCCTGTACCTGCGACGCAAAAAGCACTCAAACGTGCTGGTCTTTCAATTGAAGACATGGATGTGGTTGAGCTAAACGAAGCATTTGCCGCGCAATCTCTACCATGTGCTAAAGACTTGGGTCTGCTTGATGTGATGGATGAGAAGGTCAACCTTAACGGTGGTGCGATTGCATTGGGTCACCCGCTTGGTTGTTCTGGCTCACGTATCTCGACGACTCTGATCAACCTAATGGAAGCCAAAGACGCGAAATACGGCCTGGCAACCATGTGTATCGGTTTAGGTCAGGGTATTGCGACGGTATTTGAACGACCATAG
- the fadB gene encoding fatty acid oxidation complex subunit alpha FadB yields MIYQAETLQVKEVQDGIAELSFCSPKSVNKLDLATLESLDKALDALKAHQGLKGLMLTSDKDAFIVGADITEFLGLFAKTDAELDQWLQFANSIFNKLEDLPVPTISVLKGHTLGGGCECVLATDMRIGDKTTSIGLPETKLGIMPGFGGCVRLPRVIGADSAMEVITQGKACRADEALKIGLLDAVVDSDALYESALKTLTSAINEKLDWQARRKQKTSPLTLSKLESMMSFTMAKGLVAQKAGPHYPAPMTAVITIEEGARFARNEALDIERKHFVKLAKSEEAKSLVGLFLNDQYIKGLAKKSAKSTSKDTQRAAVLGAGIMGGGIAYQSALKGVPVLMKDIAQPSLDLGMTEASKLLNKRLSRGRIDGFKMAGILASITPSLHYAGIEESDVIVEAVVENPKVKAAVLSEVESHVGDDTVITSNTSTIPINLLAKSLKRPENFCGMHFFNPVHRMPLVEIIRGEHTSDETINRVVAYAAKMGKSPIVVNDCPGFFVNRVLFPYFGGFSMLLRDGADFTKIDKIMERKFGWPMGPAYLLDVVGIDTAHHAQAVMAQGFPERMGKQGRDAIDALFEASKYGQKNGSGFYSYTIDRKGKPKKTFSEEILPVLADVCADKQDFDDHTIIQRMMIPMINEVVLCLQEGIIATPQEADMALVYGLGFPPFRGGVFRYLDSVGIAEFVAMAKQYSELGAMYQVPQMLIDMAAKGESFYGAQQQGSI; encoded by the coding sequence ATGATTTACCAAGCCGAAACCCTACAGGTAAAGGAAGTACAAGATGGTATTGCAGAACTAAGCTTCTGCTCTCCAAAATCCGTTAACAAGCTCGACCTAGCGACACTAGAGTCACTCGACAAAGCCCTTGATGCACTAAAAGCGCACCAAGGACTGAAGGGCTTGATGCTCACCTCAGATAAAGACGCGTTCATTGTTGGCGCTGATATCACCGAATTCTTGGGTCTTTTCGCTAAGACAGACGCTGAACTCGATCAGTGGCTGCAATTTGCTAACAGCATCTTTAACAAGCTGGAAGACTTACCGGTTCCGACTATCTCGGTACTAAAAGGTCACACGTTAGGTGGCGGTTGTGAGTGCGTGCTTGCCACTGACATGCGAATTGGTGACAAGACCACCAGCATCGGTCTACCAGAGACAAAACTGGGCATCATGCCAGGCTTTGGTGGTTGTGTGCGTCTGCCACGTGTTATTGGCGCCGACAGTGCGATGGAAGTGATCACACAAGGCAAAGCGTGTCGTGCGGATGAGGCATTAAAGATTGGTCTTCTGGATGCGGTTGTCGATAGCGACGCACTTTACGAATCAGCACTCAAGACACTGACCTCCGCAATCAACGAGAAGTTGGACTGGCAAGCTCGTCGTAAGCAAAAGACATCACCACTTACGCTAAGTAAGCTCGAATCAATGATGAGCTTTACCATGGCGAAAGGTCTGGTGGCACAAAAAGCGGGTCCTCACTACCCTGCTCCAATGACAGCCGTTATTACTATTGAAGAAGGTGCTCGCTTTGCTCGTAACGAAGCACTCGACATTGAGCGTAAACACTTCGTAAAACTGGCTAAGTCTGAAGAGGCAAAATCACTGGTTGGTTTGTTCCTTAACGACCAATACATTAAAGGGCTTGCTAAAAAATCCGCTAAGTCAACGAGTAAAGACACGCAACGTGCGGCTGTGCTTGGTGCGGGCATTATGGGCGGCGGCATCGCTTACCAATCTGCATTAAAAGGCGTACCGGTGTTAATGAAAGACATCGCGCAACCTTCACTCGATTTAGGCATGACTGAAGCATCTAAGCTACTAAATAAACGCTTATCTCGTGGTCGCATTGATGGCTTTAAGATGGCTGGTATTTTAGCGTCTATCACACCAAGCCTACATTACGCAGGCATCGAAGAATCAGACGTGATTGTTGAGGCCGTAGTAGAAAACCCGAAAGTAAAAGCAGCAGTTTTGAGTGAAGTGGAATCACATGTCGGTGACGACACGGTTATCACCTCAAACACCTCGACGATTCCTATCAATCTATTAGCGAAATCACTAAAACGCCCAGAAAACTTCTGTGGCATGCACTTCTTCAACCCAGTGCACCGCATGCCTCTTGTTGAGATCATCCGTGGTGAACATACCTCTGATGAAACCATCAATCGTGTTGTTGCGTACGCAGCGAAAATGGGTAAATCACCAATTGTCGTTAATGACTGCCCTGGGTTCTTTGTAAACCGCGTGTTATTCCCATACTTTGGTGGCTTCAGCATGCTACTTCGAGACGGTGCTGACTTTACGAAAATCGACAAAATCATGGAACGTAAGTTTGGCTGGCCGATGGGACCTGCATACTTGCTCGATGTTGTTGGTATTGATACTGCTCACCACGCACAAGCCGTTATGGCGCAAGGTTTCCCAGAGCGTATGGGTAAACAAGGTCGTGATGCGATCGATGCACTGTTCGAAGCAAGCAAATACGGTCAGAAGAATGGCAGTGGCTTCTACAGCTACACCATAGATAGAAAAGGTAAGCCGAAGAAAACCTTCTCTGAAGAGATCTTGCCGGTGCTCGCTGACGTTTGTGCCGATAAGCAGGACTTTGACGATCACACCATCATTCAACGTATGATGATTCCAATGATCAACGAAGTGGTACTGTGTCTACAAGAAGGCATCATTGCCACTCCACAAGAAGCGGATATGGCATTGGTTTACGGTCTTGGTTTCCCTCCATTCCGCGGCGGCGTATTCCGCTACCTAGATAGCGTAGGTATTGCTGAGTTTGTTGCAATGGCAAAACAATACTCAGAGCTTGGTGCTATGTACCAAGTACCACAGATGCTGATTGATATGGCGGCGAAAGGTGAAAGCTTTTACGGTGCACAACAGCAAGGTTCTATCTAA
- a CDS encoding TrkH family potassium uptake protein produces the protein MQFRSIIRIVGLLLALFSVTMLAPALVALIYRDGAGVPFVTTFFVLLVCGGICWFPNRRHKHELKARDGFLIVVLFWTVLGSAGSIPFLISDNPNVSVTDAFFESFSALTTTGATVIVGLDELPKAILFYRQLLQWFGGMGIIVLAVAILPVLGIGGMQLYRAEIPGPVKDTKMTPRIAETAKALWYIYLSLTIACALAFWLAGMTPFDAISHSFSTIAIGGFSTHDASMGYFDSYAINMITVVFLLISACNYSLHFAAFASGGVHPKYYWKDPEFRAFIFIQVVLFLVCFLLLLNHHSYDSTYDAFDQALFQTVSISTTAGFTTTGFADWPLFLPVLLLFSSFIGGCAGSTGGGMKVIRILLLTLQGARELKRLVHPRAVYTIKVGGSALPQRVVDAVWGFFSAYALVFVVCMLGLIATGMDELSAFSAVAATLNNLGPGLGEVALHFGDVNDKAKWVLIVSMLFGRLEIFTLLILLTPTFWRS, from the coding sequence ATGCAATTTCGTTCAATTATTCGAATCGTCGGGCTATTGCTCGCACTTTTTAGCGTCACAATGCTCGCGCCTGCGCTGGTTGCGCTTATTTATCGAGATGGTGCGGGTGTACCTTTTGTCACGACTTTCTTCGTACTTCTCGTATGTGGTGGGATCTGTTGGTTCCCAAACCGCAGGCACAAACACGAGCTAAAAGCACGCGATGGCTTCCTTATTGTTGTTCTTTTCTGGACTGTACTTGGCAGTGCGGGCTCTATCCCTTTCCTTATCTCAGATAATCCCAATGTATCTGTGACTGACGCATTTTTTGAGTCTTTCTCTGCTTTAACGACAACGGGAGCGACGGTCATTGTTGGGCTCGACGAACTGCCAAAAGCGATCTTATTTTATCGCCAGCTCCTGCAATGGTTTGGCGGCATGGGTATCATCGTGTTGGCGGTAGCCATTCTTCCTGTTCTTGGTATCGGTGGTATGCAGCTGTATCGAGCTGAAATACCAGGACCGGTAAAAGATACTAAGATGACCCCGCGTATTGCTGAGACAGCAAAAGCACTGTGGTATATCTATTTGAGTCTGACTATTGCGTGTGCCTTGGCATTTTGGTTAGCAGGTATGACACCGTTTGATGCCATTAGTCACAGCTTCTCAACCATTGCTATCGGTGGTTTCTCTACCCACGATGCCAGCATGGGCTATTTCGATAGCTATGCGATTAACATGATTACCGTCGTCTTCTTGTTGATTTCGGCATGTAACTACTCTTTGCACTTCGCCGCATTCGCGTCTGGCGGCGTGCATCCTAAATACTATTGGAAAGATCCAGAGTTCCGCGCGTTCATCTTTATACAAGTTGTTTTGTTCTTGGTGTGCTTCTTATTATTGTTGAATCACCATTCTTACGACTCAACCTATGACGCATTCGATCAAGCGCTTTTTCAGACCGTGTCCATTTCAACTACGGCTGGCTTTACCACAACCGGGTTTGCTGATTGGCCATTATTCTTACCAGTGCTGTTGTTGTTCTCTTCTTTTATAGGTGGTTGTGCTGGCTCGACTGGCGGCGGCATGAAAGTGATCCGTATTCTGCTACTGACCTTACAAGGTGCGCGTGAGCTGAAGCGTTTGGTGCACCCTCGTGCGGTGTACACCATCAAAGTGGGTGGTAGTGCGCTACCGCAAAGAGTCGTTGATGCGGTTTGGGGATTCTTCTCTGCTTACGCTTTGGTATTCGTGGTTTGTATGTTGGGCTTGATTGCTACAGGGATGGATGAGCTAAGCGCGTTCTCTGCGGTTGCAGCAACGCTCAACAACTTAGGTCCTGGCTTGGGTGAAGTTGCGCTTCACTTTGGTGATGTGAACGACAAAGCAAAATGGGTATTGATTGTTTCTATGCTGTTTGGACGTTTGGAAATCTTTACCTTACTTATTCTACTTACGCCGACGTTTTGGCGTAGCTAA
- a CDS encoding YigZ family protein: MNDLPYLIPAQPAQFEEEIKKSVFITYLAHTPSVEAAKAFVEQIKTKHSDARHNCWGFVAGRPEDSMKWGFSDDGEPSGTAGKPILAQLSGSGVGEITAVVTRYSGGIKLGTGGLVKAYGGGVQQALKLLQTIEKKITTKLRLELDYGFMPIAQSLMPQFGVVEVDAEYSDQVVLVVEIELREVSAFTQAIINKSGAKAIVTPLDGK, translated from the coding sequence ATGAATGACCTGCCTTATCTGATTCCTGCCCAACCAGCTCAATTTGAAGAAGAGATTAAAAAGAGTGTCTTTATTACTTACTTAGCGCATACACCAAGCGTGGAAGCGGCGAAAGCATTCGTTGAGCAGATCAAAACCAAACATTCTGATGCAAGGCACAACTGCTGGGGATTTGTTGCTGGTCGACCAGAAGATTCGATGAAGTGGGGCTTTAGTGATGATGGAGAACCTTCAGGGACGGCAGGTAAACCAATCCTCGCGCAGCTGTCTGGCTCTGGAGTTGGAGAGATCACTGCGGTGGTCACTCGTTACTCTGGCGGCATTAAGCTTGGCACAGGCGGTTTGGTCAAAGCTTATGGTGGTGGAGTGCAACAAGCGCTCAAGCTGCTTCAAACAATTGAGAAAAAAATAACCACAAAACTCCGACTAGAGTTAGACTATGGGTTTATGCCTATCGCACAGTCGCTTATGCCCCAGTTTGGTGTGGTTGAAGTGGATGCTGAATACAGCGATCAGGTGGTATTAGTGGTGGAAATTGAGCTACGTGAAGTGAGCGCGTTTACCCAAGCTATCATCAACAAAAGTGGTGCAAAGGCAATTGTCACCCCACTAGACGGAAAATAA